Genomic DNA from Pirellulales bacterium:
ATTACTAGCGATTCCGGCTTCATGCAGGCGAGTTGCAGCCTGCAATCCGAACTGGGGCACGTTTTTTGGGATTTGCTTGCTCTCGCGAGTTTGCTTCCCTTTGTGCGTGCCATTGTAGGACGTGTGCAGCCCTAGTCATAAGGGCCATGAGGACTTGACGTCATCCCCACCTTCCTCCGGTTTAACACCGGCAGTCTCACTAGAGTCCCCGCCATGACGCGCTGGCAACTAGTGACAAGGGTTTCGCTCGTTAAGGGACTTAACCCGACATCTCACGACACGAGCTGACGACAGCCATGCAGCACCTGTGCACGTTGTACCCGAAGGCCTGGCTCCTGTTTCCAGGAGTTAATCCGTGCATGTCAAGACTAGGATAAGGTTCTTCGCGTAGCCTCGAATTAAGCCACATCCTCCACCGCTTGTGTGAGCCCCCGTCAATTCCTTTGAGTTTCAGCCTTGCGACCATACTCCCCAGGCGGAGCACTTAACACTTTCGCTACGGCTGAAGGGCTATGGAGGACCCTTCAACCCAGTGCTCATCGTTTACGGCTAGGACTACCGGGGTATCTAATCCCGTTCGCTACCCTAGCTTTCGTGCCTCAGCGTCAGTGGAGACCCAGTGAGTCGCTTTCGCCACTGGTGTTCCTTAGGATATCAACGCATTTCACCGCTCCACCCTAAGTTCCACTCACCTCTATCTCCCTCAAGCAACGCAGTTTTGAGCGCAGTTCCTCGGTTGAGCCGAGGGATTTCACACCCAACTTGCGCCGCCGCCTACGCACCCTTTAAGCCCAGTGATTCCGAATAACGTTCGTACGGTTCGTCTTACCGCGGCTGCTGGCACGAACTTAGCCCGTACTTCCTCTGAGGCTATGTCAAACGTAGGAGAGAACCCCTACGCATTTCATCCCCTCTGACAGTGGTTTACAACCCGAAGGCCTTCATCCCACACGCGGCGTCGCTCGGTCAGGCTTGCGCCCATTGCCGAAGATCCTCGACTGCAGCCACCCGTAGGTGTCTGGGCAGTGTCTCAGTCCCAGTGAGCCGGGTCGTGCTCTCACACCCGGTACCCATCATTGCCTTGGTAGGCCATTACCCCACCAACTAGCTAATAGGACGCGGTCTCATCCTCAGGCGGAATCACACCTTTGATCCGGAGATGTCATCCGGTATTACCTGCAGTTTCCCGCAGCTATCCCGGACCTGAGGGCAGATGAACCACGTGTTCCTCTCCCTTACGCCGCTTTCCACCCCTTGCGGGGCTTCTCGCTCGACTTGCATGCCTAATCCACGCCGCCAACGTTCATTCTGAGCCAGGATCAAACCCTTCAATTGTTGTTTGCTTAACCCGACCGAACCTTTACGTCACACAGACCGAAGTCTACTTGCCGCAACGATTCGACCGGAGCTGTTAATCCAAACTGAAACGGTCTGATTAAGTAATCGCTCGCAATACCTCTTCCCGGAGAGTTACCTCTCCAGCAAGACGCATCCCGAGCTTCAGTCACAGTCTTGTGCTGGCTGAAAAAATTAACTTGGGATCACTACCAAATTGTCAAAGATCAAACTCTCCCCGCCACTCGCTCGACTTGCGTCAGGCTCGTGGCTGGGATCGGTCATTGTATTGATACGTCGGGACTCGTCAAGCGGTTCTGTGAAACATTTCTTTCTCCGCCCTGTTAACCCCCTCGGCGCTCGTCTCTAGCTGTCCCGAATCAAACTCTTGGCCCTACCAAACCTCCGGGATTCGCCAACTTGGTAATGCGTGATTCCGGAGGCTTCTTTAAGCCTTGAGGAATCGCCGCGGCGCAAGGATACGTCCAACAATTTGCCGTAATGGCCCAGCCCGTGGGGTCAAGGATTATGCCGCCTAGCCGTTCGATCGACTCACAGGTCGATCGCTCCGAGATTCAGGGCAAGCTCACGACAATCGGCAACTTGAGAAAAAATCGGCTTCGACGAAAACGCCGCGAATTTGTAAGCTCTGTAGTGGATAGCCCAACCAACAACATGCTTCTCTGATGTATTCGATCCCGGGCTGCCGCGGGCATCCGCTCGCCTGACCATCCTGCCGCAAAGGAACTCTCATGTCACGCGTGCTGATCGTCGACGATGAGCCACAGTATGGTGTGTTTCTGCGCGACTGGTTGACGCGTGAAGGACACGAAGTCCGTACAGCTACTACGGCCGAGGCCGCCGTTGATTTCGGTACGAGTTGGTTGCCGAGTGTGCTCATCGCCGACTGGATGTTGCGCAGTCCGATCGACGGACTACAGGTCTCAGAAGCTGTTCGCGCTGCAAACCCCAACTTGCAGACCATCCTGATTACCGGCTTTCCGTCGCAAGAGCTAAAGGCACGGGCTGAACAAGCCAACGTATTCTCGTTCATCGAGAAGCCCTTCTCACTGACCGAGGTGGCCGGCGCGGTTCGCCAGGCGACGAACTACGGACGACCTCAGCTGCCTGGCAGCATGCTCGTCGTTTCTCAATCACGCACCATTGCCAAGCTGGCCGGCGACACTCTGCACGCCGCAGGTTACGCCGCGCACCTTGCCGGGAATGCCTGCGACGCCAAGGTTATCTTGCAAAGCGAGCCCGACATCGGCGTGACGATTCTCGATTGTCTATTCGCGGATCTCGATCAGGGCTTGCTCGCGGACGAACTGCGCGCCGTCCGGCCGGACTTGATCGTCATCGGCAGCAGCGAAGCAGATGACGCCTGGCACTTTGCCAATTTGGGAATCGACCGTTTCCTGCCGCGCTTCTGGGATGCCGAGGATCTGCACCGCCTGTTGGTCGATGCCATCGAAGCGTGTCCGCGTTGCGGAACTAAACTGCCCTTACGTCATCCAATACCGTTGGATGCAGTTCAACGATTCATCTGCTTGTCCTGCAACCAGGAATTTCACGCAGTAATGCGGGCCGACGCACATGAAGCGGTGCGGCAAAATGTGCGAGAAGTCCTCTAGAGAGCGACACGGGTTAAACCCGTCACGCGTGCCGCTACTTGCGGCATCATCCTAGGGTCGAGACCGGTGAAGTCTTCGCCCCCGTCACTTGGTCGCACTTATTGCGCCTCGACCAATCGCAAATGTGCCACGACTTCCTGCCCTTGCCGTTGCACTGTGATCGAGACCTGATCGCCGGGTAGCTTACTCTCTACTGCCGAGAGGAATTGATCGGCGGTCGTGATCGGTAGGTTATCGACGGCCGTAATCAGGTCGGCCGCCGAGCGATCGACCTGTTGCGTCTCCAGTACGAACGGCCCCTGCTTGCGGCGATCGCGGCGTAGCTGCGGCCCGCGCAGGCCTGCCGCTTCGGCCGGGCCGCCGGGCACCAACCCGGCGACTAACAGTCCGTGTTCAGTTTCATAAACGCGCGTGATGCCTGTTTCCGGACGGATGACTCGCCCCTTCTCGATCAGTTGCGGCACAAACAGCGAAATAGTGCTCGCAGGAATAGCGAAACCCACGCCGGTACTTTGCCCGGTGCGACTGGCAATGGCCGTATTCATGCCGATGAGCCGACCGTGACTATCTAAGAGCGGGCCTCCCGAATTGCCAGGGTTAATCGCGGCATCGATTTGAATGATCGAACGCAGCCGCACGTGATTGCGAATGGGCAGAGAACGGTTGAGGCTCGAAATAATGCCCGTGGTTAGCGATCGCTCCTGGCCGAAAGGATTACCGATCGCGTAAATCTGCTGTCCGACTTTTAGTTGCGACGACTCGCCAATCGTAACCGGATACAGCAGTTCGGGCGGAGCTTCGATCGAAATCACGGCCAGATCGCTGCTGGGATCCGCCCCGACGAGCTTTCCGACGAACGACTTGCCGTTAAACAGCGAGACTTCGATCTCCTTCGCCCCTTCGATGACATGATAATTCGTAAGGATATGCCCTGACTTGTCCAGTATTGACCCAGAGCCCATTCCTTCGGTCGGGACCTCGAGAAAGAAAAAGGCCTCGGTCCGCACCTTGGTGTTGATATTCACCACGCTGCGGTTGACGTTTTCATAAACGGCGATGTTGATCCGTTCCTCGGGCGTGAATTCGTCGACAGGCGCAACCGGCGGTAACGGGGACGGCATCCGATGGGCAATCTCG
This window encodes:
- a CDS encoding response regulator, with protein sequence MSRVLIVDDEPQYGVFLRDWLTREGHEVRTATTAEAAVDFGTSWLPSVLIADWMLRSPIDGLQVSEAVRAANPNLQTILITGFPSQELKARAEQANVFSFIEKPFSLTEVAGAVRQATNYGRPQLPGSMLVVSQSRTIAKLAGDTLHAAGYAAHLAGNACDAKVILQSEPDIGVTILDCLFADLDQGLLADELRAVRPDLIVIGSSEADDAWHFANLGIDRFLPRFWDAEDLHRLLVDAIEACPRCGTKLPLRHPIPLDAVQRFICLSCNQEFHAVMRADAHEAVRQNVREVL
- a CDS encoding trypsin-like peptidase domain-containing protein, with the protein product MKNYALCCLVSGIVGAFVASYWQEGIATTSVEAQEPRHGKFQDAEIAHRMPSPLPPVAPVDEFTPEERINIAVYENVNRSVVNINTKVRTEAFFFLEVPTEGMGSGSILDKSGHILTNYHVIEGAKEIEVSLFNGKSFVGKLVGADPSSDLAVISIEAPPELLYPVTIGESSQLKVGQQIYAIGNPFGQERSLTTGIISSLNRSLPIRNHVRLRSIIQIDAAINPGNSGGPLLDSHGRLIGMNTAIASRTGQSTGVGFAIPASTISLFVPQLIEKGRVIRPETGITRVYETEHGLLVAGLVPGGPAEAAGLRGPQLRRDRRKQGPFVLETQQVDRSAADLITAVDNLPITTADQFLSAVESKLPGDQVSITVQRQGQEVVAHLRLVEAQ